The Biomphalaria glabrata chromosome 13, xgBioGlab47.1, whole genome shotgun sequence sequence CTTTTTTCGTTCTACGTCATCACAGAGTTTCCAAGTAAACCGTGTTCTGTTCTCAACGTCAGGAAACGTAAGGGAAACAACTCTTTACTTCACtccaatatttttcttttcggTCTGTCTCTACTCTTCATACTTGCCATGACGTGCAATCTTTTCACGCGATCTTCAGACCATAGATGGTGTTTACATTTCTCTACTTCCGCTTCTGAATTGCAGACGTTCTCTTTGCATTCTTGGCTAGAAGACGCCATCTTATTCTCACAACTGTTCGCTTGACTGTATTTTCTAACTACTTGTGCGAAACGAGAGTGGCCAGGAGTATGTTGACTACGTGAGTCATTTTCTTTGTTGAAATTATGACGTGGAGTCAACTCCAAAGTGGCAGAGTCATTAGAAAAAGAAGCTTCACTGAGATGAGGTTGTGTATTAGATCTATTTCCAGCGTTATCCAGTAAATGACTGACAGTCAAAAGAGCTTCCTCGACGGCTGAGCCTCGACGATTATTTTGATCGTTTTTCCCAGGTTTCAGTTTACTTTTTCCATTCGAGACACATTTAAGGCTCACGCGTTCACCTCCTTCAAGTTTCGGGTAGTTACTGTGAACTGCAGGCGTTGCAAGGCTCTCACACCTATCATTTTGGTGGATGGGTATCGTATTTGAGCCCATTGAAGGCATCATAACAGACATATCCTCGGAATCTACATTCCTCAAGCTTAAGCAAGAACGTTCGATTTTATCAGTGGAGCTCTTTCTATTGAAGTTTTGAAATGTTCTGTCGGATATGACGTTGTTCAGCCTGCCGTTTGAGGTCCCGGAGTGGCTGATCATGAACATTTTTTCATTCGTTTTCGTTCTTGCGATGTCGTCACGTGGGAAATTACTGTTTCCTTTAGTCGATGCGATTCTAACAGCAGCGTCAACTTTTTTAACAGCCGTTTTAAACGTGCTTAGACCAGGCTTTGTTTCGGAACTGATATATTCACGGCTGTCGTTCAGGACTTTTCGCTGGGGGCCTGATTTCTGCACTAAATCTGCTTCTGTATCTCTGAAGAGCCAGTCCTCCACGTGTACTGACATGTTTCTCTTTACGTAGTCTGCAATGTTCAGGAAGGCTCCTGTGAGGTACAACAAGGACGAGCTTATCAAGCAATATTGGGACCATCCTATAGCTACCACGCTGTAACCAGGATCCTTTTCAAGAGACATGTCCAAATGATACAATGCCAGAGTCGCGCCATTTAGTAAAcctgtgattaaaaaaaaaagaaaaattatgtgtatgtttttttttaataatataaaatagatataaactttttttttccatgtgtggtcctttttaaatgtaaactgCATGAGATGAATGCAATGGACTTTCATTGTCGACTGAATTACTAAGTGCTGAAAACATCTGAACTACTAACGAAAATGATCCACGAATTGACGTTAggggaaaataaagaaaacaaacaaaatataacaaatcctattgaaaaaaaagggtTTCTCAAGGGTAAGAACTCCTttc is a genomic window containing:
- the LOC106057463 gene encoding uncharacterized protein LOC106057463 isoform X1; this translates as MDKDKPERHLSFQGLQRKRLARQPTAMTRPPTCHLYVSFICHFMGFLSLLIGYSSPYWTLVIKSTGETVAMGLVVSCHSKGCVMLHVSEVRSLFVIVFGISTAAVLLSVFVLQVSGLAICNQSCRVRNIGTGLSYFSFFISLLNGATLALYHLDMSLEKDPGYSVVAIGWSQYCLISSSLLYLTGAFLNIADYVKRNMSVHVEDWLFRDTEADLVQKSGPQRKVLNDSREYISSETKPGLSTFKTAVKKVDAAVRIASTKGNSNFPRDDIARTKTNEKMFMISHSGTSNGRLNNVISDRTFQNFNRKSSTDKIERSCLSLRNVDSEDMSVMMPSMGSNTIPIHQNDRCESLATPAVHSNYPKLEGGERVSLKCVSNGKSKLKPGKNDQNNRRGSAVEEALLTVSHLLDNAGNRSNTQPHLSEASFSNDSATLELTPRHNFNKENDSRSQHTPGHSRFAQVVRKYSQANSCENKMASSSQECKENVCNSEAEVEKCKHHLWSEDRVKRLHVMASMKSRDRPKRKILE
- the LOC106057463 gene encoding uncharacterized protein LOC106057463 isoform X2 is translated as MFHVRKDVIVIIVFCCSSIGCWTMDMIVYAHWDYPSEFSRALFVIVFGISTAAVLLSVFVLQVSGLAICNQSCRVRNIGTGLSYFSFFISLLNGATLALYHLDMSLEKDPGYSVVAIGWSQYCLISSSLLYLTGAFLNIADYVKRNMSVHVEDWLFRDTEADLVQKSGPQRKVLNDSREYISSETKPGLSTFKTAVKKVDAAVRIASTKGNSNFPRDDIARTKTNEKMFMISHSGTSNGRLNNVISDRTFQNFNRKSSTDKIERSCLSLRNVDSEDMSVMMPSMGSNTIPIHQNDRCESLATPAVHSNYPKLEGGERVSLKCVSNGKSKLKPGKNDQNNRRGSAVEEALLTVSHLLDNAGNRSNTQPHLSEASFSNDSATLELTPRHNFNKENDSRSQHTPGHSRFAQVVRKYSQANSCENKMASSSQECKENVCNSEAEVEKCKHHLWSEDRVKRLHVMASMKSRDRPKRKILE